The following nucleotide sequence is from Osmia lignaria lignaria isolate PbOS001 chromosome 16, iyOsmLign1, whole genome shotgun sequence.
CGATCCTGTGAAAGAATTTTGGGAGTAAGTGAAAATCAAGGTTAAGGAAATAGTAAGGAACAATTCTGATCGCAACGAATATATTTTACAGGCGTCGAGCACTTCAGATCAGCGATGGTGTTGAACACATGGGAAGCATCCGTTGGGAATTGGCTGGTACTCTTCTTTTAGTTTGGATCCTCTGTTATTTTTGCATTTGGAAAGGTGTTAAGTGGACTGGAAAAGTAGTCTACTTCACCTCTCTGTTTCCTTACGTGTTACTGACCATCCTTTTGATTCGTGGCATCACTTTGCCCGGAGCCATCGAAGGCATCAGATTCTACATCAGTCCGaatctttcaaaattaaaagaatcagAGGTAACTAGAATATTTTCTGGAAAAAGTCCCATCCTGACCCGTACCTAGTTATTctaatatctttattattaaatgtttcagGTATGGATAGATGCAGTCACTCAAATTTTCTTCTCCTACGGATTGGGATTGGGCACTTTGGTAGCTCTCGGTAGTTACAATAAATTTACCAACAACGTTTACAAGGATGCTTTAATCGTATGCTCGGTGAACTCATCGACGAGTATGTTCGCCGGATTTGTCATATTTTCCGTGGTGGGTTTCATGGCCCACGAGCAACAGAAGCCTGTCGCGGAAGTGGCCGCTTCCGGTCCAGGGTTAGCTTTCTTAGCTTATCCATCAGCAGTTCTTCAACTTCCTGGAGCACCCCTTTGGTcttgcctcttcttcttcatgCTTCTTCTTATCGGATTGGATTCACAGTTTTGTACCATGGAAGGGTTTATCACTGCCATGGTGAGTAACatctgaaacaaaaatgatCGATGGAATTAATTTTGGAATGAATTTTTTCTAGGTTGACGAATGGCCACAACTGCTTCGCCGACGTAAAGAACTCTTCATCGCGATCGTGTGCGTGCTTTCTTATATCATTGGGTTATCCTGTATCTCCCAGGGTGGCATGTACGTCTTCCAAATCCTCGATTCGTATGCTGTTTCCGGTTTCTGTCTTCTGTTTCTAATTTTCTTCGAGTGCATCTCCATAAGCTGGGCATTCGGTGTTAATCGATTCTATGATGCTATCAGAGATATGATAGGATATTATCCTCTTATGTGGTGGAAACTTTGTTGGACTGTTACTACTCCAATGATTTGTGTGGTAAGTTGATACCATTTTTGTTTATAGTAACAG
It contains:
- the Gat-a gene encoding GABA neurotransmitter transporter-1A, translating into MTVASRDPELADPENSDKTALNLTPSSNKKPLPERGTWSTKLDFILSVVGLAIGLGNVWRFPYLCYKNGGGAFLIPYFLTLVLAGIPMFFMELALGQMLTVGGLGVFKIAPLFKGIGYAAAVMSCWMNVYYIVILAWAIFYFFMSMRSELPWGSCNNYWNTKNCVNPYDRDSLLCWTEVTRRHNVVKMCSVNDVNMTITELTDPVKEFWERRALQISDGVEHMGSIRWELAGTLLLVWILCYFCIWKGVKWTGKVVYFTSLFPYVLLTILLIRGITLPGAIEGIRFYISPNLSKLKESEVWIDAVTQIFFSYGLGLGTLVALGSYNKFTNNVYKDALIVCSVNSSTSMFAGFVIFSVVGFMAHEQQKPVAEVAASGPGLAFLAYPSAVLQLPGAPLWSCLFFFMLLLIGLDSQFCTMEGFITAMVDEWPQLLRRRKELFIAIVCVLSYIIGLSCISQGGMYVFQILDSYAVSGFCLLFLIFFECISISWAFGVNRFYDAIRDMIGYYPLMWWKLCWTVTTPMICVGVFIFNLVQWTPVKYLDYEYPWWSHVLGWMTALSSMLCIPGYMLYAWMTTPGDRSTKFKLLVRIEDDVTSLRMKMGQPSVELTPL